The following are from one region of the Leptospira selangorensis genome:
- a CDS encoding ATP-binding protein, with protein sequence MNLYKLSPVREGSPNCKFCAGVGFFLEENVKNSSSGILLLCSCVGESCPCGGKAPYMVYDESQNRMLPCVCHNARMELGRVEYLVKRAGIPSKYKYRTLKSMDTTHLSFLAAYDWAETLVNKWNNSGTIRQGLYLWGATGSGKTLLACGILNELILRYGTECRYAKINRDFLSTIRDSYQKESELHGMEQTIKKQFTDVEVLVLDDFGANKESDWANSQLYDLIDARYEEEKVTILTSNIQAKDWKDKAEGRIYSRLLEMAEIIHLDCPDYRESHNVLGTH encoded by the coding sequence ATGAATTTATATAAATTAAGCCCGGTCCGGGAGGGTTCTCCTAATTGCAAATTCTGTGCGGGAGTCGGATTCTTTTTGGAGGAAAATGTAAAGAATTCCAGCTCTGGAATTCTGTTACTTTGTTCCTGTGTGGGAGAGTCCTGCCCTTGTGGTGGAAAGGCTCCTTATATGGTTTATGATGAAAGCCAAAATAGGATGTTACCCTGTGTCTGCCATAACGCTAGAATGGAACTTGGTAGGGTAGAATACTTGGTGAAGAGGGCTGGGATCCCTTCTAAATACAAATATCGTACTTTAAAAAGTATGGATACTACGCATCTTTCATTTCTCGCAGCATATGATTGGGCAGAAACATTGGTGAATAAATGGAATAATTCCGGAACTATTAGACAAGGTTTATATTTATGGGGAGCAACTGGTTCTGGGAAGACGCTTCTCGCTTGTGGTATCTTGAACGAGTTAATTCTGCGTTATGGAACTGAATGCAGATATGCAAAAATCAATCGTGATTTTCTTTCCACCATTCGAGACAGTTATCAAAAAGAAAGTGAACTTCATGGAATGGAACAAACTATTAAAAAACAATTCACCGATGTAGAAGTTTTAGTTTTAGACGACTTCGGAGCAAATAAAGAATCTGATTGGGCTAATTCTCAGTTGTATGATCTGATTGATGCAAGATATGAAGAAGAAAAAGTTACAATACTTACTTCAAATATTCAAGCCAAGGACTGGAAAGATAAAGCGGAAGGGCGTATTTATTCTAGGTTATTGGAAATGGCAGAAATAATTCATCTTGATTGTCCTGATTATCGGGAAAGTCATAACGTTCTCGGAACTCATTGA
- the folK gene encoding 2-amino-4-hydroxy-6-hydroxymethyldihydropteridine diphosphokinase, whose translation MDKNNHIAFLCLGTNLGDRELYLSDAIQRIGDHPEIKVLKKGTALNTEALEVTDQPDFLNQLLQISTHLSPRELLDFLLGIENEMGRVRTRDKGPRVIDIDILSIDDMKIHEKGLHLPHHSLFTRPFILELLNELGEGSLIQAFGNPSEG comes from the coding sequence ATGGATAAAAATAACCATATCGCATTTCTTTGTTTGGGAACGAATTTAGGGGATCGTGAATTGTATCTTTCGGATGCGATCCAAAGGATTGGCGATCATCCTGAAATAAAAGTCCTAAAAAAGGGAACTGCTTTAAATACAGAAGCTTTAGAAGTTACGGACCAGCCTGACTTCTTAAATCAACTTTTGCAGATATCTACTCATCTTTCTCCTAGGGAACTTTTGGATTTTTTATTAGGCATTGAAAATGAAATGGGAAGAGTTCGCACAAGAGATAAAGGTCCTCGCGTGATCGACATAGATATTCTTTCCATTGATGATATGAAAATCCATGAGAAAGGTTTACATCTTCCCCATCATAGTCTGTTCACACGTCCTTTTATATTAGAACTTTTAAATGAACTCGGAGAAGGTTCCTTGATCCAAGCATTTGGGAATCCTTCGGAGGGATGA
- the panB gene encoding 3-methyl-2-oxobutanoate hydroxymethyltransferase, protein MRDVSKLFPRGSKPVDKKITVLTCYDFMFARILEDSGVDCLLVGDTLGVVYQGQPTTLPVTLDEMIYHAKAVRRGAPNTFVVVDLPFLSYQVSLEEGIRSAGKVMKESGCDAVKFEGGGPEILELIYKLERIGIPVMGHIGLTPQSVNVFGGHKIQGKAEEDKARLISEAKGISDAGAFSIVFELIPSALAKEISESVPIPTIGIGAGAATDGQVLVIYDFLGLNKGFKPKFLKTFLNGYDDVSSAVKNYIQEVRNGSFPGPEHSH, encoded by the coding sequence ATGAGAGATGTTAGCAAATTATTTCCCAGAGGATCAAAACCCGTAGATAAAAAGATCACGGTATTGACCTGCTATGATTTTATGTTCGCTCGGATCTTAGAAGATTCCGGTGTGGATTGTCTTTTAGTAGGGGACACTCTTGGTGTGGTATACCAAGGCCAACCTACCACCTTGCCTGTGACCTTGGATGAGATGATCTATCATGCGAAGGCCGTCAGAAGAGGCGCCCCGAATACATTCGTAGTCGTTGACCTTCCATTTCTAAGTTATCAAGTTTCTTTAGAAGAAGGGATCCGTTCTGCTGGAAAGGTAATGAAAGAAAGCGGATGTGACGCAGTAAAATTCGAAGGCGGCGGTCCTGAGATACTAGAACTTATCTATAAATTAGAAAGGATAGGCATCCCGGTTATGGGACATATAGGCCTTACCCCTCAATCCGTGAACGTTTTCGGAGGACATAAAATCCAAGGAAAGGCGGAAGAAGATAAGGCAAGATTGATAAGCGAAGCAAAAGGGATCTCCGATGCCGGAGCCTTCTCCATTGTTTTTGAGCTGATACCTTCTGCTCTTGCTAAGGAAATTTCTGAATCTGTCCCGATTCCTACGATCGGGATAGGAGCAGGTGCGGCGACCGACGGACAGGTCCTGGTAATTTACGATTTTCTTGGATTGAATAAGGGCTTTAAGCCTAAGTTCTTAAAAACTTTCCTGAATGGATACGACGATGTCTCGAGCGCAGTCAAAAATTATATTCAGGAAGTGAGAAATGGAAGTTTTCCCGGGCCGGAACATTCTCATTAA
- a CDS encoding N-acetylneuraminate synthase family protein, which produces MDIVELEKGYPETEAKIKALASECGNATEIIRGAVVSDTIHFIGDTRKISDKEGYVKELPGVTRIWNVSLPYKNIARTAAGKNGEVVHRENRIVEVHGKDGLVRKFGTGKHIFLVGPDSPQTYEQTVTIAKQAVEIGKKFGILDRIIFRGGAFKPRTRPTDWRGMGWDGIKLLDRVKEETGLPYVTEVMDHTMAEEVSKHADMIQIGTRNAQDFELLEAVGRTGKPVILKRGFGNEAIEWFSAAEYIANQGNLNIVLCERGVKTLFIKEGYCRNTPDLNVITHAKNQTILPVIFDPSHVAGDDKIVVSNLLASLPFNPDGSITETLHVEEFRKEQMCDAAQALLMSLYEKTVEAILTYEEKIKPLTDKVDSYFLERKGKK; this is translated from the coding sequence GTGGACATAGTCGAACTGGAGAAGGGATATCCGGAAACCGAAGCAAAAATAAAGGCTTTGGCATCCGAATGTGGGAACGCCACCGAGATTATTCGCGGAGCGGTTGTATCCGATACCATTCATTTTATCGGGGATACCCGTAAGATCTCCGACAAGGAAGGTTATGTAAAAGAACTTCCTGGTGTGACTAGAATTTGGAACGTATCATTGCCTTATAAAAATATCGCCCGTACAGCTGCCGGCAAAAACGGAGAAGTAGTCCATCGTGAAAACCGAATTGTAGAAGTTCATGGAAAAGATGGACTCGTTCGTAAGTTCGGAACAGGAAAACATATCTTCCTAGTTGGGCCGGATTCTCCTCAAACTTATGAGCAAACCGTTACTATCGCGAAACAAGCGGTAGAGATCGGTAAAAAATTCGGGATCTTAGATCGTATCATCTTTAGAGGTGGAGCATTCAAACCTAGAACTCGTCCGACTGATTGGAGAGGAATGGGTTGGGACGGTATCAAATTACTCGATAGAGTAAAAGAAGAAACCGGACTTCCGTACGTAACCGAGGTTATGGATCATACCATGGCGGAAGAAGTTTCCAAACATGCGGACATGATCCAGATCGGTACAAGAAACGCTCAAGACTTCGAACTTTTAGAAGCTGTGGGTCGCACAGGCAAACCAGTGATCTTAAAAAGAGGTTTCGGTAACGAAGCTATCGAATGGTTTTCCGCTGCAGAATATATTGCTAATCAAGGAAATTTGAATATAGTTCTTTGTGAAAGAGGAGTGAAAACTCTTTTCATTAAGGAAGGATATTGCCGTAATACTCCGGACTTGAATGTGATCACTCACGCTAAGAACCAAACAATTCTTCCTGTGATCTTTGATCCAAGCCATGTTGCCGGTGATGATAAGATTGTAGTTTCGAACTTACTGGCTTCTCTTCCGTTTAACCCGGATGGTTCCATTACTGAGACCTTACATGTAGAAGAATTCCGTAAAGAGCAAATGTGTGATGCGGCTCAAGCGCTTCTCATGTCTTTATACGAAAAAACGGTAGAAGCTATTTTAACCTATGAGGAAAAAATTAAACCTCTTACAGATAAGGTAGATTCTTATTTTTTGGAACGTAAAGGGAAAAAATAA
- a CDS encoding Hpt domain-containing protein, which yields MLVDWSRLDSLKQGDDEDDIIWLEEMVRSLRKNMNSRLENIKSFTEEKKSVELQAELHQTKGVAANFGLAAVQKNVTEAELKLKEGNLEACLALCQELPSLWEQTKKELAPKFPE from the coding sequence ATGTTAGTGGATTGGTCTCGTCTGGATTCCCTAAAACAAGGCGATGATGAAGATGATATTATTTGGCTGGAAGAAATGGTACGTTCTTTACGCAAGAACATGAACAGCCGTTTAGAAAATATCAAAAGTTTCACTGAAGAAAAGAAAAGCGTAGAACTCCAAGCAGAATTACACCAGACAAAAGGTGTCGCAGCAAATTTTGGGCTCGCAGCAGTTCAGAAGAATGTTACGGAGGCTGAGCTGAAATTGAAGGAAGGAAACTTAGAAGCTTGTTTAGCTCTTTGTCAGGAACTTCCGAGTCTTTGGGAGCAAACCAAAAAAGAATTAGCTCCCAAATTTCCGGAATAA
- the lpxA gene encoding acyl-ACP--UDP-N-acetylglucosamine O-acyltransferase, translating into MKIHPTAIVDSKAELHESVEVGAYTIIEKDVVIGEGTVIETGARIFAGTKFGKFNKVHHGAVIGVNPQDLGFDPNTASKTIIGDNNTFKEYSNIHRGTKVDSPTIIGNRNYMMGSVHVGHDCILGDDNILTHGLVLAGHVTVGNKAFISGLVAVHQFCFVGDYAMVAGCSKVVQDVPPFATADGNPCTIIGLNTVGLKRGGFSPETRAAIKNAYKVIYHSGLNYRTALDQLEKESGHPPEVLQIIKFFRNSDRGVMNHR; encoded by the coding sequence ATGAAAATTCACCCAACAGCCATCGTCGATTCGAAAGCGGAACTACACGAGTCCGTCGAAGTCGGTGCGTATACAATTATAGAGAAAGATGTGGTAATCGGCGAAGGGACCGTGATCGAGACCGGAGCCCGAATTTTCGCAGGCACTAAATTTGGTAAATTTAACAAAGTCCATCATGGAGCAGTGATCGGAGTAAATCCTCAGGATTTGGGCTTCGATCCAAACACTGCTAGCAAAACGATCATCGGAGATAATAATACTTTTAAGGAATACTCCAATATTCACAGAGGAACTAAGGTAGATTCTCCTACTATTATCGGAAACAGGAACTATATGATGGGAAGTGTCCATGTAGGTCATGATTGTATTTTAGGAGATGATAATATTCTAACTCATGGTCTTGTTTTGGCAGGACATGTTACTGTAGGTAATAAGGCATTTATTTCCGGTTTAGTTGCAGTTCACCAATTTTGTTTTGTGGGCGACTATGCAATGGTTGCAGGTTGTTCTAAAGTTGTTCAGGACGTTCCTCCTTTTGCAACTGCTGACGGAAACCCTTGTACGATCATTGGTTTAAATACTGTCGGTTTGAAAAGAGGTGGATTTTCTCCTGAAACAAGAGCTGCGATCAAGAATGCATACAAAGTAATCTATCATTCAGGACTGAATTATAGAACAGCATTGGATCAATTGGAGAAGGAATCGGGTCATCCTCCTGAAGTTCTACAGATCATTAAGTTCTTCAGGAATAGTGATCGTGGTGTAATGAACCACAGATAA